The Epinephelus lanceolatus isolate andai-2023 chromosome 13, ASM4190304v1, whole genome shotgun sequence genomic interval ttCATGAAAACCGTACaaagtgaatttttatataactcacccatttaaattttataaggcttaaagttatgcaaaaTTAAAGGCATGGtgctttaagtgacaggctgtctgctaggCGTCTCATTTACTAACTGCTCAGCTACactctcttgtccaaatatgctcacttctggctccaaaaatccaagatggcaactgcCAAAACTACAAActggaggcttcaaaatgggactACACAAACAAATGGATGACATCATGGGGGCTTTGTCTCAAATCTTAGCATTAATATTCTCCCATGTCTGCAAGAAAAGATTTCAACACTCGCCTTTCTTATGCGGGGCCTCTGAAAACCCGTACCCTGGTATGGAGGGACACACCACCTCAAACACAAGGTCATGTGGGTTTGATGGTTCTGTTAGCAGAGGGATTAATCTGTAGAACTCATAGAAGGAGCCAGGCCAGCCGTGAACCATTATCAGAGGAATAGCAGTAGCTCCCTCCGGCACGTTCTTGGGCTTCACATGCAGGTAATGGACATCAATGCCTGGATGGAGGTTCAGAAAGTAAGAATTGGTTAAAGGTAGGACATTCCTCTTTATGAAAGTGTCAGCAGTGCAAACTCACCTTCAATGTTGGTTTTGAAGTGGGAGTACTGGTTGAGTTTGTCAACTTGTCTCCTCCAGTCAAAGTCATTTCTCCAGTAAGAGACCACCTTCTGCAGGTACTGGGAGTTGAAGCCATAATGAAACTGGCTGTCCTCTAGTGAAGGAACAGGGCGAGTCTGGTCTATCCTCATGTACAGGTCCTGatgaaaagagaggagagaggataTGTGGAGGCATGAGTAAACGCTATGGAGTGACTATCTTGAGGGACAAGAGGGAATCTAACCTCCAGCTCTTCATCACTGGTGGAGACTTTAAAGGGGCGAATGGTGACGTCCTCCCCGCCTTCAGGGGGTGCTCCAGCTCCCCACCAGCCATCCTCTGTCTTAAGAACCTGGGTCCTGCTCCTCTGAACCAGGAAGAAGATCAGTCCTCCAATCACCAGAGCGACCAGCACCTCTGTGAACATGGTGCTCAGTGTCTGTGCCAGGACAGGGGTACAGAAGTGGGCAGGGGAAAGAGGATATGAGGAAGAGATCATCAGGTCATTACGATGAAAAATATTTGTCAACAGATATTTTGCATGGCCGAACAACAAAACTACACCATTAAAGTATTCTTAATTTGGATTAAAAAAAGTAGTTGACTTAGGGACTGTTCCTTATGTATAAGGGGGAATGGAGTGGTGTATAACAGAATTTGATAATCACAATTAATTTGAACAATATTGAGATCACAATTTTTTATCATAATTATTCATTGTTTGTAGGGACAAAGTATTTTTATCacactttcacatttaaataaagagaACACTGCTTTCACTTCCATGTTACATTCCTGCTAATGTACCAATCTTTGCATCGAAATAAGACTGGTCCTTAATCACAGTGCATCTCCTTGaaacaaaatatagaaaatagaaatagaaagaactttattcatccccaaagggaaattcaactgtccagcagctcataaaagacaaaaaacaacaaccacatttcccctcaaccacaacaacacagtGCTATTCAaatagacagaaaataaaataggtCAAAATAAGTGTataaatagaaattaaattaatataaaattttAGAATTGtaccaaaacatttttaccCTTTCACTTTTACCGTGTGCTACATTCCTTCTAATTAACAAATCTTTGCATCAACATAAGACGTATAATAAGGTAAAATAAGGTCTACACCTGAATTCAATGCATCTTCAGTGGACACATATCTGCCACATACTTTTTCACTCTGTTATCTGTCTGAGTTGATGCTAGACAAAGACTGGGATTAACAGTAACATTAGCAATGTTATTCTTCTTGGCCTTCACTCATTCATCTTACTGCagattgtggtgtttttttcagATGGTTTAACAAGTTAGTCATGTTTTTTGGGCGCAGCCACATCTCATGCACTCTTTGCATATGATTTGTTCTCTCCTATGTCCAAACAACAGATGATGATGGTTGATGATGGATAATTTTGCTTTTGCCCATCTTCAATCAAACATTAGGAGAGTTTATCACAGGCTGCTGCTCATTTTCTATGAGCTGAGCATGCATTGTAAGTGTCAGTATCGCAGACGATcatgttcatttaattttaagaaGCCAAAATCGTGATTGTGATTAATATCCCATTAATTCTGCAGCCGTTGAGGGGACTTCTGTTTTCTATTTTGACTGAGGGAAAGGACTTTTAacagttgtattttgtatttattttaaatacccTCTGAACCCCAAATGCTGCTGGCAGCTTCGAAAGGCATGTTGTCTTTTGAAGTAGCCAAAATGACACTATTTAATATAGccagaaactgaaaaaaaaaaaaaaaatccacagatTTGGTCCTTGAACTTATCATTTGCAACGAAGGCTTCAAAACCACTTATTCTACATGTCTCATTTAAAGTTTCCCCCAAAAGAAACTGTTTTCACTAACCAGATCCTGTAAAACACATTCAATTCTGCACTCCTGCCTGCATGACAATCATGAGAAAAAGATTTTCTCCCATTTTCAGCGTTTTACTTTTAAACATCAAGTTTGAAATTTCATAAAGGGTCATGCATTGTCCCTCAGTCTCTCTGCGAGGCTCAGGGacaaatatttgtagctttggGGAAGgtcaagattaaaaaaaaacagcaaacaaaaataaatcaagtcACACCCCAACCAcacccctcctctgataaataaagcaaAGTCCCTTATCAGTCCATATTAAGCATGGTAATCTTAGAATCTTGAAGAATCTTAATAAAACTAACTGAACCCCAAGATGCCTGTGAGTGACTTTCTCTGGCAGTGGTGTGGTGTGATTCTGGAGCAAAATATTTTCATCAGTCATGAGTTTAGAGAAAAGGCAGCCAAACAAAAGTGTCAGTGTTGTTGTGGTGGGCTGACAGGATTAGGTAAAGAACAGGGCTGACCAGGCCCCTCAGTCACAGCCGCTGAGCCCTGCATGACAAAGCCTTTCTCATTCAGCAGAGCTACAAGCCATGTGTACACACCAACCGTTATACCACTATGCTCTGTTGTAACACTTGTGTTGCTACATGTTACCAGTGGCTGAGGACTTGAATCCAGAGATACCACAGCCCAGACAGCCGTCCAACAGAGGACAGGTCTGGACACTCATATTGAGAGGTTATATCACCAGCCACAGACCAACACTGTGTCATAAACTGTCTATAATCTGTGTAACATGTCTGTGTGCTACAGCCTGACTAgcatagcaaaaaaaaaaagacacagggTAATGTTGTATCACAGATGTTTACTTtataagtagctagctagcgtaACTAACTGCTAACAAACTATCAAGTAAGAGGGTCCATTTTCACGACGCACTTTTTATATTGAAGTTAACTGCGCCATGTTACCGTTACTTAAAGCTGCATTATTAGGCTATATAAAGCTACATTAGCGCTAACAGAACGCCACAGCTTGCAACTTTACCTTTTTAGCAATGATACAGTCGAAAAGCCTGCGACAGTCACCAAAACTCACAGAGGACAGAAAGTTTTACCTGAGGTTTGTACTGCGAAGCTAACTTTCACTTACCCAGGAGGATATCTTGTCTTTATCTGGCTTCACTAACCCTGACACTGACTGTCAAATCACTAGGTTGTCATCCagtagttcagtcaactcttgGTTTGTGTTCTCCAGCCACGAgcgcgttcatgtgaaagaggcgggGTGTTAGGGACTGTTCGCTACTTGTGAGGGGacggggtggtgcaaaaagagGAGGTTTGTCTAGTAATTTTTATAAAGCAATAGGAAgggatttatgttttttattttggtttaggggaggggcatacaaatttaaatcgTAGTTTTTCTCCTGTTTCACTGCAGATTTTTAAAGAGAACATGCCCTCCAAATGTAGCAGGTtctctttttaaaacaattgccaaaattgcaccatttatcatagaaactgtaaaaacagaaataggaATTGGATTTTCAACTTTCTGACAGTCCTTGGATACATCATGTGCGACCAACGCttctgtaaaaaaaagagaTACCAAGTCCAATAATGAGGTGAATGAGTACAGTTACAGCCTTCAACAATCCATACTCTTCATCTCTCAGTCACAATGGATAACATCATTGAGGGATACTAACTCAAAACCAAAcagaacacttaaaatcaacactattttactacattttgtaatttgtagacTACTTAAGTAGCCAAACATACCCCATACGTCACATCAAAGTGTAGTATGTGGCATATCCGATGTACATGAGTCATTGTTTTGAATTAGTATCCCTCAATGATGTTATCTATCGTGACTGAGAGATGAAGAGCATGGATTGTCGAAGGCTGTAACTGTACTCATTCACCTCATTATTTCGACTTAGTATCATTGTTTTGAGATATAGTATCTCATTagtttgacttagtatctcattattttgagttagtaagtcattattttgacttagtgtctcattattttgagttagtaagtcattattttgacttagtatctcattattttgacttagtgtctcattattttgagttagcaagtcattattttgagttagtaagtcattattttgacttctcattatttttgagacagtatctcattatttcgatttagtatctcattattttgatagtatctcattattttgacatagtgtctcattattttgagttagtaagtcattattttgacttagtatctcattatttttgagatagtatctcattatttcgacttagtatctcattattttgagttactagatcttatttttttccatcaagtggtggaaatgggcttccatagctACTAGCAGTAGCATGTGATTGTAAAATGTGAAGGTGCTCATTCTCAATGTCTTATTAAGTGACTAATTGCCAGTGGTGCATGATGGGACATGTAGTATCCTGCAGATGAGGACTAGCCAACATGGTGATCACAGGTGTTGTTAGGTTTGAGATATTCACCAAACATGCaaaatgaaacattattttGACACTATGGCAATTTCTTCAAAGTACACCACAGAGAGAAACATCTGTAAGAcctgtaaaaatgtaaagcaaCATTTGACCACTTTTCTTTTCAACcatgaattttaaaaattccatttttttttaaaaggaactagcaccttttttttcttttttaaattgtgattAGTTTAACTTCTGTTTCCTAAGAACACACCTTGGCTTTGTTATGACTACATCCTGGTGAGCTTAACTCATGAAGACATTTATGGTTGGTCACACACTGAGATGAATACAGGAGAGATACTGGCTGTACTGgggtaaataaacatttattcaaCATGTAACGTAATCATTCTCTGACAACAAAATGGCATTTGGAGGTGTGGGAGGGTTTTTTGTAGAAATTATCTCCATGCTTTTGCTAGGAAATCAGAAGGTCCTGCTTCATTCATGTGGCACAAGTCCatgaagtaaaacaaacaaaaaaacacttgctacGCTGAAACCGAATCCAACATAGCCACATAGATGTAAATAGAAAAGACATGCAATGTCTTCATTGCCCGTTCTTTTCATCATctttaaaactgaaaataaatgcaAGCTCTTCTAAAGAAATCAAGGAGCCAAAGCTGCTTCCACTGCAGCAGAGGATTTGTACTTTTTGGACACTTTGTCCCACATTACCTCTCATCTTCTCTACATTTCCTAAAATTTCTCAGCAGCCTACACTGACCTTACTTTATAGTAATACCATCAGGGATGTGATCACAATGCCTGGTAAGGAAAAGCAGGATAACGGGATCTCTGATGAAGAAAGTATTATAAAAACAGAATCCTGagaataaaatatatacagtatatatatcaCATCTCTGACTGTATTAAATCAGTGTAGGCAGCCACATCAATCTCACCACACTCCCTCTACACAACTGCCCATCTCTCAGACTCCACATTGCACTGCGATGGTACTGTGCTCTCAACAACCATTGTGTCCACTGAACTCAGTCCAGGTGCTCGAGAAGGTCAGCGCCTCTAGAGTGTTTTAGTCTGTCTCCATGGAACCACTGTGCGTCTCCTTGGACACCATGAGTCTCATCAGTTTTCCGTGCAGCTTCTCGATCTTCTTCACGTCCTGGGCCTGGTCTGTCTTGTACTGTAAACACTGTGGAGATGGACAAAAGACTACATGAAGGCATGATAGCTGCTATTACATTAAATTGACCAACTggggggacacaatcagttTTATCGTCACAGATAAAGAAGTCACATATCAAACATAGAATTATAAAAGTGCCATTTGTTTTGGCTTGACCTGTTCCCTTGGCCATGGTGAAATTAAATGCAACCATTCATTCATGCTTTTGCCTTCCTTGATGTTTCCTTGAGCACCAGTAGGCCAAAATTGTCACTTCTCAAGACAGATTGGCACCAAATGTTGGTGCAGATGTTCATGTTCCCATGAAGATGAATCTAAATGGCACTAATCAGGAATAACTCCAACTTTATCTTGTGTCATCATCAGGCCATAACTTATTGTTGAGCAATTCTTTGGTTGATCTATCAAACACTTTGATTTTCTTTACAGTCAACATTAAGGCCACCCAGAGCCAAAAGCATGTCTGTAGACACACTCATGGGTGCAAACCTCGAAAGGGGATGCAGGTGGTACgcccccctcaatatttagaacatgtgaaCTTGTGCATTTAGCACACTTGTCTccctaaataaaaacatgaaagtagagctggctgctgctgctgcatgagGAGTCCTGGGGAGGACTGGAGCAAACACTGCAGATGCTACTCTAAAGCAGCCACAAATTTGCGCAAGACAGGCAAGCCAAAAGACAGAATTCTAGTTTGTCAACAATGACAGAGTATTAGGGCCACCGTTAAAATACAAAGAAGAGAGATTTTGAGAATTAAAGCAGCTGtacggaactttttaccatttataaaactgtcccttgttcgtatcaccccccccccttgaagatccgcatatttatttgaacccaacagcgacaaaaaagcctttctctatatggctatttagcgtagcttcggtcgggtcggacacagcggaagtcagcaaaccagaatacggcacccagaggcggaagtaagtctgcacgcccgcagcggcccgcagccaataaactacagaagaagaaggagctgtgtttacgagtaggatttaagaaacaggctaaatgacatgtagtagggagtagtaaatgatttcagacacattgcactcttgtacagtagttggtggtatgcacctggaagttgtttgcgatccgccaataaattgagagaagaagaagaaccgtgtttacagagagtgttctttgAGTAAGCGGTACACAAcaggcattgctgaacacataacagttttaccagatgtatctataaggacttggttgtacttttgatgtcatggcggataaagaaggagcaccatctaaaagaaaaagaacacaagaacagaagaaggctaaacgggacagtgatagggcttgAGCCCAAATGCTTGTAAACCTcagtcgggcattcaccaagtggagagagctgagagatttgaaaggttttaaaactgatcccgagttggcccttttcctaatcgacaggtatgtaatttttgtttttatttagagaatataccgcaacttgttagacgttgtttcactgCAATATATGATAACATGgtagttataagcaagctaaatgtaacgttagctgatgtgaactgcttttgtctagtaacgttacaacaaacgccacaaaattatctgtgacagtgaccatgaacacaaatatacagcaggcagttgtcctcagtttataagaaatttaggcctacaccagaacatttatgattttcctcttgctctccaaaacaaatgcatgcggtaattgccggttgcagtcgagattttacgaatgaagccgaatgtcggctgcagtcggaattttacgacaccaggctgtgggtgtcctaccacttcgaccaaaggggggcactataatcaatgaaaacataaagttccgcacagctgcttaaAGTCATAATAGAATAGGTTGCTTTGAGTCACAAGTtcatgttttagcatttcctgACAGTCCActaggcttgggtggtatcaAGGTATTACACTATACAGGGTTATTTAGGAATCCCGGAAGTATGATTTTAATaccatcaaaaatacagatacTCCTCTTTTTATCAAACTGCTATTCAGATACTGTACTGAGGTGATATATTGTAGTGGGCAGCACACAACACCAGAGGTCCGTCTCTGCAGGTGGAACAGGAGGCTGAGCTTGACTGTAAGTGTGGTGATAACATTACAGGActagttaaaaaagaaaaatgccaaTGCCCCTTTTTGGGAGTATTGCCACATTTAATTTGGCATCTTACAACTACAAAAGCACTTTATTAGCCACATGATTTCATTCAACACATTGTCACCTTCAGCCCACTGATGTGCAGGTATCTCCCACAGCAGTTAATGTCCTCAGGTCCTCTGGCAAGAAGGGCTTTTATTGCCTATCTATTCAGGTGATATTTGTGTGGATGGTAAGCCATGCAATGGTGGGATTTAGGCATGCCAGATCAGAAGTGTTTTCAAGTAGTTATGATTTTCCACCTCTGATGTAGAGCAGTGCACTGCCAGCTCCCTAAACCTTTCTGTCTCATCCAGACACAATCACAAACAGGGTCAAGAAGACCCTTCAGTGAACACAGATATGTGGGATTTATTTTGAATGTCCAGAAAGCTTTGAACAGGAGCAGAAATATTGCTGAATTCAGGGGTTTGTAAATTAATTAAGATGAATTAATTTATTGCTGACGAGATTTAGTGCACATTGAAGAGGATACTTACCCAAACAAAAGCCACAAAGGAGAAGGAAAGAGTAAATCATGCTACATGTGTTGACACAGCAGAGATAAGATTAAATGAGTAACTTTATACAGATTAAATATCTGAAAGCACAACAGTATCCCCAAGAGCCTAActgcattatattccattttattttgaattgtACCCTGCCACATGAACTTTGTCTTcctttacattaattatttcatttatgTAAAAGATGACtgcataaaaattcacacaAATGCAAGAAACTCCTGGGATATGACCACCAGACACAACACTATTATGCAAGACGCATGTGTCTGTTGCAAAACTTGTGTAGCTATTTTCAATGCTATATAACTGAAATAAGCTTGTTAACTTGACTCTATGAATTAGACACTGGTGTCCTACCTCAGATTAAACGAACAATAGGCACAGGACGCAGACAGTATAGTTTTCTGATCAACCAGAGAAAGGTTTTATATGTGTCTGATGTAAACATAATGATGTGATACTATCAGCTCATTAAAGCATAATTTCCACGTCTCACTTACCACAGCATTGTCGGTCACTTTGATGCAAAGGTTGCCGTCGCAGTGTCTGTACTTCAGAACCACTCTGACCTAGAAACAGAACAACACGTAATAAATACAAGAATAATATTTATGTATTATACAAGTAACTAGTCAACTTAAAAGTCAAGAAACCAGACCCGCAGCTGGCACATTCATGTCGCTAACGAGCTATCCGGCTAACATGCTATCTCGCTAGCATGCGAACCTAGCTatgaaatgaagtgtttttacCTTCATGGGGTCTGTAAGATATAGCTTTTCTGCTGCGCGGGCAAACTCCTCCCAAGTCTGATAGTAAGGCATTATTCTTATAAAGCTAAGTTATATTAAACCAAAGAATCTGTCTAAATCGGCCGAGCAGCTTTGCTAACTTCGGAACACCACATCAGCACCAGCGTGAGCACAGCCAATCAGCGTGAAGAGAGAGTGAAGCCGAAACCACTTCCGGGTTACggtttcaaaacaaaagcatgtCGAATATGAGTTATGTTGAGAAATCTTTAATAgtgaacaataaaaaaaaaacaaaaaaaaaaacaaaaacaaaacagaagctTTGGTTGTATTCGTGAACCCCTCCATTCAAGTTTAAAATGTACCATAACAAATGTCCGTCCTACTTGACAAGAAGGCAATTAAGTTCTCATTCAACTCTACAACTCACTGTCACCCTTACACCCATGATTCAAATAAAAATCAGCAAAGCGATACTGTCTGTTCATAGTGATTCATACTTTGGGTTGAATCAACCACTTAACAAAGTTGTACATAACCAATGCCTCATACCCCAAACGGACTTTTGTTCTGAAATTATGCCCAGTCGTATGACCGGAAACATTCCTGTACATAATGGTGTGGGGAATTCTGTATGTCGCCCTCTAGTGGTTGCACTAAAGCTGTCTGAAAACGATTTACCTTTGCCCAACAAAAGGCTTTTACAGTATTATAAATGTCAAGGCCTTAGCCGGATGGAGTCAGCACTGGGGGTAGACCAGATCTGCTGGGGAGAGGAGATTAGtacattttaaagtaataaACTAGACTGAACCGGGCACTTACCCACAGCCGTCAAGCAATGGCTCCTGCTGGGTTATAGAGACACATCACACGCAGAATCGCACAAGACTTTTGATTATTTCGTAATtcaaacataataataaaaaattaattatAATCTTTATTTTCCTCTTGTCCTGATGTGTTTTCTTAAAACCAGAAATGAATGTTTGCTGCTCAGTCATGGAGGAAGTACCCAGATCTTTCTAAGGTATCAATGCCACAATGCAAACATACAAAGTACTATATTAGAATAATAGTGtgtcatttttgtcatgtaGAAATAGTCAGTACTACTGCTGCATTAACATGTGAGCAGCACTCTTGTAGCTGGTGGAGGTGCAGCTAATTGTATCTAGGGGAGAGCTGGGACAGGGGGATAATTGGGACAGTGTCTTCTTTACTCGGAGAAAGTCTCTCAACCCTAACTGTTCCTCAAATTTTAGTCACAGTTTTGAGGACCACAGAATGTAAGTACAATCTGGCtcatttgttatttttcttctACCATACTGTTCTTAGTTATGTCACATATGAAAAAAGATATATTGGAAATTTAGATTGCAATTTTTTGcaatttatttagttatttttgcCCAGAACAATGTACCCCAACTGACCTTAGTCACTCCCCCAACAAAATGGTGCCTTTTACATTTAGGTTGGGCTCTAGAATACTTGATAAATTGTTATCAGACACCTGTATCTATTCAGGAATCAAATTATTTTCATCTCTCTTCAAGTAGTCTGTTAGTAATGGAAGAgtttatttaaccctttgaaacccgGGGCttgaatttgttaaaaaaaaaaaaaaaaaaaacgtgggaAGGAGGCAGTGAGCAAGAAATGAATtagttaaaaagagaaaattaaaaacaagaaaatgagtttaaaaaaaaacaaaaaacaaagaaattaccTGAAAAGTGCCTTTAAAATTagaaaaattctgaaaaaagtaaaagaatacATATCGTTTTTCCCTAGCTTTTTTTCCAtagtttttttgtaaatatatttttttaaatccattattttttttgcaatctGTGGGACTTTTCTTACtgagttgctcattgcctttattccccatgtttttgaaagaaattgcacCTATTTGCTCAGAGCTCAAAGGGTTACCGTTGATACAAAAATGTCTCAACCGACCCTGCTCTCCCCTACTTCCTGCTATTAATATGTAGCAGCAGTGTTTACAAATCAATCATATGTTTTGTCtgtaaaatctgaatctgcaactACAGCTGTCAGTTTAACATACCCCCTTGAAGTTTACAGTATAAAGTATCTCAAGTGCTCAGAAACTACCTCAAAATTTGGT includes:
- the srp9 gene encoding signal recognition particle 9 kDa protein, encoding MPYYQTWEEFARAAEKLYLTDPMKVRVVLKYRHCDGNLCIKVTDNAVCLQYKTDQAQDVKKIEKLHGKLMRLMVSKETHSGSMETD